AGTTTTTTAAATTTACTCTCAAATGACAATATTAAGATATCGACTACTTGACTATAATCGGCAATTTTATACGGCCTGATTTCAATATTTTCTTTATTTATCATAGCATTATTTCTCCTTTTAGAATTAAATATAAGTTTTTCTATTATGATATTGTGTTGAAATATATCTTATTATAAACCTTTAGTCTGACCTAATGTCAATGAATTTAACTAAATTATAGCATATAAGAATACTATGTTGCTAACGTATCAGTAAATCGTGTATATCCATTTTAAATCGTGTATTTCAAAATGTAATCGTGTAGCGGACTTTAAAATTCTACTAAAATTGTATCAAAATAGGGTATTATCTACCTATGGAGTTACCTATTTTAGCACAATACTTAAATATAGAAATGGCTAAATAAAAGCATAAAAAAGGTTTGATACCGAATGTATCAGACCTATTCTACTCTTATGGGTTGTATGACCTATTTTGCTACAATTTTACACCCCTAGCGGAAATTTTTTAGTGCTAATTTCCTTATGTCAAAATAGATTATTCTACTACCTACTTATTGTTGGGTATCAAACTCTAATTTAGTTATATTATCAATTCTTCTTTGTACTAGTCAAAATTCCGAATACGATAACCAGTAAAGCAACGATTATTGACATGATTATTTCTAAAACTAAACTAGAGATATTTGGATAAATATTTTCAAGCAATATCCCGCCACTCAACATAACGACAAATACAATTAATGCTAGTAATATAATTTTCTTCATTTTATCCTCCTAAACAATAGATATTCTAAGTCAATCAACATTCAATATTTCTTTTTCTTGTTCTGTCAAAACCCCTTTTACAAGTACTCTGTTTAAATATATCAAAGGATAATTCATTAATATTGGTATGATCATTAATAGAGTGATTGAGTCTGGTGGCTCTATTGCTTTGATACCTATAGTTGCTAAGAACGAAAGATGTAAAAGAATCTGTCCAATAATATATATTCTTTTTAACCTAAGTCCATCCATGAGTTGGTGTTTTACTATTCGAACAAATGTTTTTTTGTTTGATACTTGAAATCTTCTATATAGATATATCGCTAGAATAGCTACTAATCCATTTATAAAAATATCGTGGAACTCCAGTTTCGGTACTTCTAAATAGTGTATACTTCCAATCAAGAACCCTAGAGTAAATATTGATAAACCTGTTTCGTTTCGATATTTATTTTTCTCTTTAGCTAGGTCAATATCACTCATTACTTGATCCATGCTATTTAAATATAAATCTTTGTATCGAATGACTTGTGTCTTCCCACTTAGTAAAAAATACTCAACGGTACTTATCGTTAAAACTATACTTCCCAATATTAATAATGCTATAGTCAAGGATACCGATTGCAATAAACCTAATGTAATATATGTTAGCGCAAATTTAAGTATAAATACTATATAGTGAAGAACTTTGATTATTGCAGAGTCTTTTCGAGTATGGTTTAATTGGGTTGTTAGAAAAACATAATAAAGCATTGGTAAAAACCAGTATGCTAGGACTGAAATATTGTTTTCATCTTTAATCACCCATGTTGATAATAACAATATAAGTACATAAAATATCAGATTTTGCATATATACTCGTTTCAGTACCACTAAAACTACCTCCTCAAAATGGATATTTACTTGTTTTTAATCAACTTGAATCACCATAGATAATATAATGAAAATGGTAAAATCAAATAAAATGAAGCTTGGTAAATTTGCTAACAAGAATACTTTTGATTTATCCATAATACTAATATTTTGTCGCTCATACTTTTTATAGAAATAGAATGAAAGTCCTACGCTAATAATTATTCCAGTTGCTAAATATGGTATTAAGTATAGAAAATCTATAAGATTCGCACTGATTGGGTAGGTACTCATTTTAATCAAGTAAGCAATGAGTGCAATTACTAAATATAAGCCGTTCACAATTAGAATTAGATACAGTATTCCTTTGTTGCTATTATTGTTTTTCATAACTTATCTCCTCTTTTCTTAATATGTTTTATAGTAACTTCATTAGCTATTATATCAGGTAATACAGTCTTCACATTAAAATGTTCTAACATCATCTTATGAGCAAATGCTATTGCATCAATCTCAATCTCCTGCTTTAGATATTCTTCTTCTGGAATATCTTTTTTTGTAGGTGAATTGTAATTACTCATTTCATCTGACCATTTTTTAATCGCGAGTGAATCAACTATTTCAGTTCCATTATATTCACCTGTTATAACTCTCCATTGAAAAACATGTCTGCTTTCATGAAAACAAGTAACCTGGATTTCCAATTGATTTGCTTGTTCTATCCAATCTTCATTAAATGCTATGATATATTTATCCTTTAGGAAGATGGAATTGATTCCTTTTTTCGTTAAATCTTTGTTATAAAAAATTGCACATCAGGAGTTTCTATACCTAGTATATGTGCAGCTAACTTTGTTCCGTTTATCGCAACTTGGTAGTTATCCATAATGTGGTCCCCTAAATATCCTCTTGAATAAAATTATAACATATTTTCTTAATTATAAAAATACAAAAAAAGTCGCGGATAGTGTAAAATGGCTTGATTACTGAAAACGTGTAAATCCATTTTAAATCGTGTATTTCAAAATGTAATCGTGTAGAAATTCTATTGAAATGTTCAAAATCTAGTAAAATCAGAGTACTTTTTCGGCTCGACAAATACTACCAAATGGAGAAACGGCCCTATATAGCGCAAAAAAAGGCCTGATACTATTGTATCAAACCTATGCTTTCAATATGGAGCGGGTGATGAGAATCGAACTCACGTCAACAGCTTGGAAGGCTGTAGTTTTACCATTAAACTACACCCGCATATTAAATTAAAAGTGGTCGGGAAGACAGGATTTGAACCTGCGACCTCCTGGTCCCAAACCAGGCGCTCTACCAAGCTAAGCTACTTCCCGAAACGTGGCGTACCCAAGAGGACTTGAACCCCCAGCCTTTTGATCCGTAGTCAAACGCTCTATCCAATTGAGCTATGGGTACTTATAAGAGTTAAAAATAACTCATATCATAAAACGTACTCCTACGTTTGTTTTATTATTGGTGACCCGTACGGGGTTCGAACCCGTGAGTGCATGCGTGAAAGGCATGTGAGTTAACCGTTTCTCCAACGGGCCAATATGTTACAGCACATATAATTATACCAATATTTCTTGAATTGTCAAGACTATCGAAGAAGTTTTTTTATATTTTTATTTTTTTCTGCACATATGGCTTTATATCAAGATTATATGTCTAAAAAAGTATACTTTTTAAAAGATTTTCGGCTTTCTCATTATCGTATAAATACTTAACTATTTCATAAGCGAAATCATAGACCGCACCAGCACCACGTCCTGTAATGATTTTATCATCGCGAAATGCTTTAAAATTAGGTAAATATTCACCTTTTGGCATATCAATTTCTGATCCACTATAGCATGTAAATTTCTTTTTATCTAAAAGTCCAGCTTGACCTAAAAATCTAGGACCAGCACAAATTGCTGCAACTAATTTATTTTTTTAATAAAAATAAGTTGCAATATATTTAATATTAATATCGTCATTTACTACTTTTGCAACATATTTACCACCAGGAATAACAACAAAATCAAATGAATCCAAATCTATTTCATCCATAAAATAATCTGCTTTAACCCTTTGATTAAAGGCGGTTATTATATCTTTTGTATTTTCAAATGTTAATGCAACCATGTCAATACCTGCTCTAGATAATAATGCTTTAGTAGCAAGTGCTTCTACATCTTCCATATCATGGCTAAATACGATGATTCCCTTCATAAGACACCTCCAAAACGTCTTTAAACACCTTAGCAAGTAAATGTGCTCCTGATGTCTGTTCAAATGCTTTATAGTGTTTAAAATGGTCTTTCATCCCTATGACATCTGAAATTAGTTTGATGCTTATCATAGGAACATTAAAATAATGTGCAACTTGATAAAAACTTGCACCTTCCATATCAAAAACTGCTGGTTGTTCAACTGGTGTTGTCATAAAATAATCGCCAGTATATAAAGATCCTTGTTTAGCATAATCAAGTTTTTTATTAATCCTCTTAAACATATTTTCATCTGATGTAAACACTTCAGGATAACCAGGAACTTGTCCTTTTTTATACCCAAATAATGTTAAATCAAAATCATGATAAACCGCATGATTAATAAGTACAACATCATTAACTTCATAGGACATATTTCCTCCAGCAAAGCCAAGATTAATAATTCTATCGACTCTATGATTAGATAAATATTCAGTCAATTTCATAGCTGCATTCACTTTACCTACACCTGTAACAAGCACATCATGAGTTTCACTTTTTATCTTCAATATTTCAGATACTTCTTCTTTCATAGCAGCTACAATTAAAATCATTTTCTTTCCCCTAAAATCTGTTTGATTTTGGCTACAATTAAATCTACAGCGATTGCATGCTTTGTATCATTTGGAATAAGAACATCTGCATATCTTTTTGTAGGTTTTATATATTTATGAAACATTGGCTTTACAGTTTTTTGATATTGCAAAACAATATTTTCTAAAGAGCGACCTCTCTCTTTCATATCTCTTAACATTCTTCTAATAAATCTGGTATCATCATCTAATTCAACAAAAATACTAATATCAGCTAATTCTCTAATTCTTGGATTTTCTAAAATCAAAATACCTTCAATAATAATAATTTTTTTAGGTAAAACGTGCTCGATTTTTTCACTTCTTGTAAATTTTTCAAAATCATAAACAGGTTTATCTATGGGTTCAAAATTTAATAAGGCTTTAATATCCTTATATAATAGTTCATTATCCAACGATCTTGGATGATCATAATTAATAAGATATCGTTTTTCCATAGGTAAATCTTTTTGATCTAGATAATAGTCATCATGATTGATGATGATCACATCTTCTAATCCTGCTTTATCTAATATTTCTTGTACAACTGTACTTTTTCCAGAAGCTGATCCACCAGCAACTAATATAACTAAAGGTTTATCCATTATCTTTTACCTAAATTCGACATTCTGGCGAGAGTTCCGCCTGAATTAATTGATCAATTAAATGATCATATTCTTTATGTTTTTTAAACCATACAATCGAATACGGGCAAGTTGCAACTACTTTATATCCTAGTTTTTCTGCATGTTTACAAACTTCATGCATTAATTTGCTTGCTACCCCATGTCCTCTTAAAGTTGGATCAACATAGGTATGATCAACAACAACAGTTTCCTTATTATATAAAGGGAAAGTTGCTTCTACAATAACTTTATCTTCATTATCTTTAACATATATTTTGTGATTTTCATATATAAACTCCATATTAATCAACTCCTCGTAAAAAGTATATCATATTTTGGCAAAATGACAACCGCAGTACTTTGTATTTTTATATTAAAAATAAATAAATAAAATAAATAGAGTACATATTTATTTCATTTCTAAATAAGGTCCTTTTTTATAATAAAAGGTGCGTTTATTTATAATTATTTATCATTATTTGATATAATCATAGTATAATTAATATTTACAAGGAGGACAAGTTATGTCAAAAAAACAATTAATTATTGAAACAGGTTCAGTAGCTATATCCGTCATTTTTATTATAGCCGCTTTTATTTTGCAATCAATTACTGGTGCCACACCATGGTATGTCATCGTATTATTTGGTTTATCATTTGCGATTGGTGGTTTTGCAAAAGCTAAAGAAGGTATTTTAGCAACCATTAAAGATAAATCCTTAAATGTTGAAATTCTAATGATTCTTGCTGCTTTAGGCGCATTTATTGTTGGTAGTTATTCTGAAGGTGCTATTTTAATTTTAATTTTCTCAATTAGTGGTGTTTTAGAATCTTATGCAACATCAAAAACCGAAAAAGAATTAACAAGTCTTTTAGAATTAGCTCCAAAAACCGCTATATTATATATAGATGGTAAAGAATCTGAAGTAGAAATTGAAAATCTTCATATAGGAGACCAAGTTATTGTTAAAGTTGGTCAACAAATGCCAGTTGATGGAAAAATCATCAAAGGCGAAACTTCTCTTGATCAATCACCCATCACTGGTGAATTTATTCCGGTATATAAAAAAATAGGTGATGAAGTATTCGCTGGATCAATTAATATCGAGCAAACAGTTATCGTAGAAACTACAAAAGATCCTAAAGAATCCGTCGTTCAAAAAATTATTACCTTTGTTCAAGAAGCACAAGAAAATAAAACAGAGTCACAAACATTAATTAATAAGATTGAAAAATATTATGTTTACTTTGTTATTTTATTTGCTATTTCATTTATGATTTTCCCTCCATTATTTAATTGGTTACCTGCAAAAGAAGCATTTAGACGAGGTATTGTTGTTTTAGTTGTTGGATCACCTTGTGCACTAGTCGCTTCTATTACTCCTGCGATGCTATCTAGTTTATCAAATGCCGCAAGAAAACGTATTTTGGTAAAAGGTGGAAAAACATTAGAAGATATGATTGGTTTAAAAGCTGTTGTATTTGATAAAACAGGAACCATCACAACTGGTACTCCAAAAGTTGTAGATATCATAACTGCTAAGGATCAAGATCGTGATTATATTTTAAATTTATTATATACTATTGAAAAACAATCAAATCACCCTCTAGCTAATTCAGTTACAGCACATCTAGAAAAACAAAAAGAAATAGATAATATTAATACTAACGAGATATCAGGTAGAGGTATGACAGCAACTATCGGTGAAGATCATTGGAAAACCGGTAAATTTGAATCTAAAGTTACAACAAAATGCAATAGAGAATTACAATCTGCAAAAGTAAAAGGTCATAGTATCATATATATTATTAAAAACGATGAAATGATAGGTTTCGTAGCTTTAACTGATACCATAAGAGATAATGTCCAAGAAGTTACAAAAGCGCTTAAGAACTTAAATATTAAGTCCGTATTGTTAACTGGTGATCACGAAGATACTGCAAAAGCTATTGCATTAGAAGCTGGCATAGAAACCTACTTAGCAAACTGTCTTCCTGAAGATAAAGCCGACTATGTTAAAAAGCTACAAAAAGACGTTGGCAAGGTGTTAATGATTGGTGATGGTATCAATGATGCACCAGCACTTGCAACTGCTGATATAGGTGTTGCTATGGGTGCCGGAACAGATGTTTCACTAGAAACTGCTGATATTGTCTTTATGAATAATAATATTGAAAACCTTCCAAAAATCATTAATTTATCAAGACGCATGAGACGCATAACAATTCAAAATGTTATATTCTCTACAAGTGTCATTGCGTTACTTATGATCACAAACCTTTTTGGTAAAATTGAATTACCACTAGGTGTTGTAGCACATGAAGGTTCAACAATTTTAGTTATTTTAAATAGTTTAAGACTTTTATTTAAATAATTTAATCATTTACAAATAAGAAAAAGGATATCTAAATTAAAGATATCCTTTTTTTGCATAAAAAAAACGGCATTTGCCGTTGATAGTGTAAGTGGCGCCCACACTAGGACTCGAACCTAGGACCCCCTGATTAACAGTCAGGTGCTCTAACCGACTGAGCTATGTAGGCATCATAAGGATAGGCGCTACTAAATATTTATAAATAAGTAAGATTTGCCTGGCAACGTCCTATCTTCGCTCCTTGGAACTATTTTCGGCGCTGAAGTGCTTAACTACTGTGTTCGGCATGGGAACAGGTGTGACCACTTCGCTATCGTCACCAGACATCTCTCAAAACTAGATAAATTCTTTGTAAATGAATGAAAATATTAATAAGGTTAAGTCCTCGACCTATTAGTACTGGTCAGCTTCACGTGTCACCACGCTTCCACACCCAGCCTATCAACCTCGTAGTCTTCAAGGGGTCTTACTAAATTGGGAGATCTCATCTTAAGGTGGGCTTCACGCTTAGATGCTTTCAGCGTTTATCCCTTCCATACTTAGCTACCCAGCTGTGGCCTTGGCAGGCCAACTGGTGCACCAGTGGTATGTCCACCCCGGTCTTCTCATACTAGGGGCAGCTCCCTTCAAATCTCCAACGCCCACGACGGATAGAGACCGAACTGTCTCACGACGTTCTGAACCCAGCTCGCGTGCCGCTTTAATGGGCGAACAGCCCAACCCTTGGAACCTTCTCCAGCTCCAGGATGCGACGAGCCGACATCGAGGTGCCAAACCGCTTCGTCGCTGTGAACGCTTGGAAGCGATAAGCCTGTTATCCCCAGGGTAGCTTTTATCCGTTGAGTCTCTGCCCTTCCATGCGGTACAGAGAGATCACTAAACCCGACTTTCGTCCCTGCTCGACTTGTTTGTCTCGCAGTCAAGCACCCTTATGCTTTTGCGCTCTACGAATGATTTCCAACCATTCTGAGGGTACCTTCGGGCGCCTCCGTTACTCTTTAGGAGGCGACCGCCCCAGTCAAACTGCCCACCAGACACTGTCCTCCCTAATACACTTAGGCAAGTTAGACATCAGATGCACGAAGGGTGGTATCCAAAGGACGACTCCTCCAAAACTAGCGTTCTAGATTCTTAGTCTCCCACCTATCCTGTACATCTTACACCCAATGTCAATATCAAGCTACAGTAAAGCTCCATGGGGTCTTTTCGTCCTGTCGCGGGTAGCCGGCGTTTTCACCGGCAGCTTGATTTCACCGAGTCTCTTGTTGAGACAGTGCCCAAATCGTTACGCCTTTCGTGCGGGTCGGAACTTACCCGACAAGGAATTTCGCTACCTTAGGACCGTTATAGTTACGGCCGCCGTTTACTGGGACTTCAATTCAATGCTTCGTTGCCTAACATCTCCTCTTAATCTTCCAGCACCGGGCAGGCGTCAGTCCATATACATCACCTTACGGTTTAGCATAGACCTATGTTTTTGATAAACAGTCGCTTGGGCCTATTCTCTGCGACTTCTTTTTTTCATTAAAAGTCCTCCTTATCCCGAAGTTACGGAGTCATTTTGCCGAGTTCCTTAACAAGAGTTTTCTCGCGCGTCTTAGTATTCTCTACCTACCCACCTGTGTCGGTTTACGGTACGGGTAGTCTATAAATTAACCCTAGAAGCTTTTCTTGAAAGTTTGACGTCATCATCCTTTACCTACCGAAACTCACTCTTAGCGATGTGCGGATTTGCCTACACATCAAGCTCGTTTCCTTGTCCCAAATCCAATTATGGGCGGATGTTAGCCTCCTTTGTCACTCCATCAGTTTATAAACTAGTGCAGGAATCTCTACCTGCTATCCATCGGCTACGCTTTTCAGCCTCACCTTAGGCCCCGACTTACCCAGGGCGGACGAACCTTCCCCTGGAAACCTTGGGTTTTCGACGGACAGGATTCTCACCTGTCTTTTCGTTACTTACACCGGCATTCTCACTTCTAACCGCTCCAATAGTCCTTCCGATCTATCTTCACTGCTGTTAGAACGCTCCCCTACCACTGACAATAAATTGTCAATCCGTAGATTCGGTATGATGCTTAGCCCCGGTACATTTTCGGCGCAGAGTCACTCGACTAGTGAGCTTTTACGCACTCTTTAAAGGATGGCTGCTTCTAAGCCAACCTCCTAGTTGTCTGTGCATCTTCACTTCCTTTTCCACTTAGCATCAATTTTGGGACCTTATCTGACGGTCTGGGCTCTTTCCCTTTCGACCATGAACCTTATCACCCACAGTCTGACTGCTAACTATATTTTATGACATTCGTAGTTTGATTGGGCTCAGTACCCCGAGGTGGGGCCATCACACATTCAGTGCTCTACCTTCATAAAACTTATACGTTAACGCTAGCCCTAAAGCTATTTCGGGGAGAACCAGCTATCTCTGAGTTCGATTGGAATTTCACCCCTAGCCACAAGTCATCCAAACACTTTTTAACGTGTCCTGGTTCGGTCCTCCATTTGGTCTTACCCAAACTTCAACCTGCTCATGGCTAGCTCACTCAGTTTCGGGTCTACAGCACCTAACTTATCGCCCTATTCAGACTCGCTTTCGCTTTGGCTCCACTCCTTAAAGCTTAACCTTGCTAGATACCGTAACTCGCCGGTTCATTCTACAAAAGGCACGCCATCACCCATTAACGGGCTCTGACTAATTGTAAGCACACAGTTTCAGGATCTATTTCACTCCCCTCCCGGGGTTCTTTTCACCTTTCCCTCACGGTACTGGTTCACTATCGGTCACTAAGTAGTATTTAGCCTTATGAGATGGTCCTCACGTCTTCCGACAAGATTTCTCGTGTCTCGCCGTACTTCTCAACACTCTAGTCCACACACTGTCAAATACAGGACTCTCACCTTCTATGGTCAGCTTTCCCACGCTGTTCTTTTAGTGTGCGGTTTTGTAACTATTATAGTGTTAGGCTCCTCCGCGTTCGCTCGTCGCTACTAGCAAAATCGTTTTTACTTTCTTTTCCTACAGGTACTTAGATATTTCAGTTCCCTGCGTTTCCCTTCCGATAAATCGGATGACATATCTTCCATATGCCGGGTTTCCCCATTCGGATTCCCACGGATCGTCGCGTACTTACTGCTCCCCGTGGCGTTTCGCCGTTAGTTGCGTCCTTCATCGGCTCTTAGTGCCTAGGCATCCACTGTGCGCCCTTTTTTCCTTAACCTTTTCTTCTTTCATTTACGACAGAATTTATCTACTTTTCAAAGATCTATCTTACTGATTAAAAATACTTGAAAGACTAATCTTTCAAAACTGAATATGATGAGTGTATCTTGGAAATTTGTATATGCGTTATTGCATATGCCTTTCTCCTTAGAAAGGAGGTGATCCATCCCCACGTTCCCGTAGGGATACCTTGTTACGACTTAACCCCAATCATCAACCCTACCTTAAACGGCTCCCTCTCCGAAGAGTTAGGCCACCGGCTTTGGGTATTGTCAACTTTCGTGGTTTGACGGGCGGTGTGTACAAACCCCGAGAACGTATTCACCGCGACATTCTGATTCGCGATTACTAGCGATTCCGACTTCATGAAGTCGAGTTGCAGACTTCAATCCGAACTGAGACTGCTTTTTTGGGTTTCGCTTCACATCACTGCTTCGCTGCCCTTTGTTTCAGCCATTGTATCACGTTTGTAGCCCAGGTCATAAGGGGCATGATGATTTGACGTCATCCCCACCTTCCTCCAGTTTATCACTGGCAGTCTCGCTAGAGTCCCCAACTTAATGATGGTAACTAGCAATAAGGGTTGCGCTCGTTGCGGGACTTAACCCAACATCTCACGACACGAGCTGACGACAACCATGCACCACCTGTATCCATGATAACCTCCACTATATCTCTATAGCTTTGCATGGTATGTCAAGACCTGGTAAGGTTCTTCGCGTATCATCGAATTAAACAACATGATCCACCGCTTGTGCGGGGTCCCGTCAATTCCTTTGAGTTTCATGCTTGCGCACGTACTACTCAGGCGGAGTACTTATTGCGTTAACTACAGCACTGAATTTCTCCAACACTTAGTACTCATCGTTTACGGCGTGGACTACCAGGGTATCTAATCCTGTTTGCTCCCCACGCTTTCGTGCCTCAGCGTCAGTTGTGGCCCAGTAAGCCGCCTTCGCCACTGGTATTCCTCCATATATTTACGCATTTTACCGCTACACATGGAATTCTACTTACCTCTACCACACTCAAGTTATCCAGTTTCCTTAGCATCACAGAGTTGAGCTCTGCACTTACACCAAAGACTTAAATAACCGCCTACGCACCCTTTACGCCCAATAATTCCGGATAACGCTTGCCCCCTATGTATTACCGCGGCTGCTGGCACATAGTTAGCCGGGGCTTATTCATTAGGTACCGTCACACTTGCTTTTCCACAAGTCATTCTTCCCTAATAAAAGAACTTTACATACCGAAGTACTTCGTCATTCACGCGGCGTTGCTCGGTCAGGGTTGCCCCCATTGCCGAAAATTCCCTACTGCTGCCTCCCGTAGGAGTTTGGGCCGTGTCTCAGTCCCAATGTGGCCGTTCAACCTCTCAGTCCGGCTACGCATCACTGTCTTGGTAAGCCATCACCTCACCAACTAACTAATGCGCCGCAGGCTCCTCTTTAAGTATACCTATTGCTAGGTCTTTTAAAATATATAAGATGCCTTACATATTCCTATCCAGTCTTAGCCATCGTTTCCAATGGTTATCCTCGTCTTAAAGGTAGATTACCTACGTGTTACTCACCCGTTCGCCACTCACTAATAAATTAGTGCGTCCGACTTGCATGTATTAGGCACGCCGCCAGCGTTCATCCTGAGCCAGGATCAAACTCTCCATATAGTATAGTTTGTTTGTTAATAGCTCTTTTTGTTTTCTAGCTTTGTTTTGTTTCTTTGTTTCTTTGTTTCTTCGTTTGATACACTCATCATAATTCAGTTTTCAAAGATCAATCCGCACACATCTAATTAGGCGTGCTTTAATATAATACCAAATGAAACTAAGTTTGTCAACTGATTTTAAAGATTTTTTACAGTTTAATTTTTCTTAATTTTTTGGCTTGCCACCTGTTTTGGCGACCTGTTATATTCTATCTTACTTTATACTTAAAGTCAATAGTTTTGACTATAAAAACAATACTTTTTTCCTAACAATACTTTTTGGCTCTTATTAAGCCATATTTTATAAAAAAGGCGATATTTTTCGCCTTTTTTATGAACTATTTTATAAATTTGCAATCAATCTTAAAATATCTTTATACGTTACGAAAACAAACATAGCTAATAAGAGGATAAACATTACATTATTTATGCTATTTTCTAGCTTTCTTGGTAGTGGTTTCTTAGTAACTGCTTCAATGCCTAAAAATACTAATCTACCTCCATCAAGTGCTGGTATCGGTAATAAATTTAAAAGTCCAATATTAATACTTAAAAATCCAGTAAATGCAATGATTGATAATAGACCTTGTTTAGCTGTATTACTCACTAGTGAATAGATTCCAACCGGACCAGATAAATCTCCAATGCCTAAATTCTCGCTACGATCAAATAATAATCCAAGTGTTGTGAATACTTCTCCCATATCACTTGCTACTCTCTTAGGAGCATATAGTAATGTATACCCCCAGTTAAAATCAGATGTTGCAGTGATACCTAATTGAAATAAAATACCTTCGGTCCCAAGTTTGTTTAATGCAGTTTCACTAATTAAATCATATGATGCATTAGCTGATACTCCATCTCTTTGATAAACAACTAC
The sequence above is drawn from the Mariniplasma anaerobium genome and encodes:
- the mtnN gene encoding 5'-methylthioadenosine/S-adenosylhomocysteine nucleosidase, whose protein sequence is MILIVAAMKEEVSEILKIKSETHDVLVTGVGKVNAAMKLTEYLSNHRVDRIINLGFAGGNMSYEVNDVVLINHAVYHDFDLTLFGYKKGQVPGYPEVFTSDENMFKRINKKLDYAKQGSLYTGDYFMTTPVEQPAVFDMEGASFYQVAHYFNVPMISIKLISDVIGMKDHFKHYKAFEQTSGAHLLAKVFKDVLEVSYEGNHRI
- the udk gene encoding uridine kinase → MDKPLVILVAGGSASGKSTVVQEILDKAGLEDVIIINHDDYYLDQKDLPMEKRYLINYDHPRSLDNELLYKDIKALLNFEPIDKPVYDFEKFTRSEKIEHVLPKKIIIIEGILILENPRIRELADISIFVELDDDTRFIRRMLRDMKERGRSLENIVLQYQKTVKPMFHKYIKPTKRYADVLIPNDTKHAIAVDLIVAKIKQILGERK
- a CDS encoding GNAT family N-acetyltransferase, with product MEFIYENHKIYVKDNEDKVIVEATFPLYNKETVVVDHTYVDPTLRGHGVASKLMHEVCKHAEKLGYKVVATCPYSIVWFKKHKEYDHLIDQLIQAELSPECRI
- a CDS encoding heavy metal translocating P-type ATPase, with the protein product MSKKQLIIETGSVAISVIFIIAAFILQSITGATPWYVIVLFGLSFAIGGFAKAKEGILATIKDKSLNVEILMILAALGAFIVGSYSEGAILILIFSISGVLESYATSKTEKELTSLLELAPKTAILYIDGKESEVEIENLHIGDQVIVKVGQQMPVDGKIIKGETSLDQSPITGEFIPVYKKIGDEVFAGSINIEQTVIVETTKDPKESVVQKIITFVQEAQENKTESQTLINKIEKYYVYFVILFAISFMIFPPLFNWLPAKEAFRRGIVVLVVGSPCALVASITPAMLSSLSNAARKRILVKGGKTLEDMIGLKAVVFDKTGTITTGTPKVVDIITAKDQDRDYILNLLYTIEKQSNHPLANSVTAHLEKQKEIDNINTNEISGRGMTATIGEDHWKTGKFESKVTTKCNRELQSAKVKGHSIIYIIKNDEMIGFVALTDTIRDNVQEVTKALKNLNIKSVLLTGDHEDTAKAIALEAGIETYLANCLPEDKADYVKKLQKDVGKVLMIGDGINDAPALATADIGVAMGAGTDVSLETADIVFMNNNIENLPKIINLSRRMRRITIQNVIFSTSVIALLMITNLFGKIELPLGVVAHEGSTILVILNSLRLLFK